The bacterium genome window below encodes:
- a CDS encoding pyruvate synthase — protein sequence MAQTAKKASGRPAQTMVVQSGNEIAATAAKQINYHIMGYYPITPSTEIAESLDAMKAEGEHDIRMVPGDGEHGAAGICFGASTGGGRVFNATSANGLLFGFEELPVQSGTRLPMVFNIVTRCVSGPLNIRGDHSDIMLAMNTGWVILMATDAQAVYDMNVMAPKVGEDMSVRLPVMVAFDGFFTSHQKRRVEIFADDATVQEFLGPFVATVTSLDPSKPVTIGPYMNDPDQINNKKQQADALLRAEGVITKVFAEFEALSGRHYDLVESYRMEDAEAALFILNSAAETAKEAVDALRKKGMKVGLVRPNVIRPFPLEAVRAALKNVKGLVVADRQDNFGAHGGAMAIEVKAALQGMKGNGTQVAARVFGTGGKEFFVEDAEAMLLEALEIAKTGTVKVPYAYFGVNPGDPSYKPPMAFAPITEADASGLIRVETTPEGKMEVKGNILRNLTERPKRIGPGHGACPGCGIFVNMDTFLKGIEGHVVILFHTGCGMVVTTGYPYTSHKITYIHNLFQNGAATLSGVVEMFEERKRRGEIPKDEKITFIMVTGDGGHDIGMGPSIGAAMRGHGMIICEYDNQGYQNTGSQLSFTVPLGQSTSTSNYGPFQHGKATHHKDTAQIFAACHVPYVCTVAESHPRDMIRKAAKSQQYAKEGLAFVKMISMCPLAWKTEERISSQIIQASVDCCFFPLYEVEHGVTTINYDPEEKGKKVPVNEWLKHMGKTKHMLKPDCKPELDRFQAEVDRRWVRLKEMHKNPLL from the coding sequence ATGGCGCAGACGGCGAAGAAGGCGAGCGGACGCCCCGCCCAGACGATGGTGGTCCAGAGCGGCAACGAGATCGCGGCGACGGCGGCCAAGCAGATCAACTACCACATCATGGGGTACTACCCCATCACCCCCTCCACGGAAATCGCGGAGAGCCTCGACGCGATGAAGGCGGAAGGGGAACACGACATCCGGATGGTCCCCGGGGACGGTGAGCACGGCGCCGCGGGGATCTGCTTCGGCGCGAGCACCGGCGGCGGGCGGGTCTTCAACGCCACGTCGGCGAACGGCCTCCTCTTCGGCTTCGAGGAGCTGCCGGTCCAGTCGGGGACGCGCCTTCCGATGGTGTTCAACATCGTCACCCGCTGCGTCTCCGGCCCCTTGAACATCCGCGGCGACCACAGCGACATCATGCTGGCGATGAACACCGGGTGGGTCATCCTGATGGCGACCGACGCCCAGGCGGTCTACGACATGAACGTGATGGCGCCCAAGGTGGGCGAGGACATGTCCGTCCGGCTTCCGGTGATGGTGGCCTTCGACGGCTTCTTCACCTCCCACCAGAAGCGCCGCGTCGAGATCTTCGCGGACGATGCGACGGTCCAGGAGTTCCTCGGGCCGTTCGTCGCCACGGTCACCTCGCTCGACCCGTCGAAACCGGTGACGATCGGGCCGTACATGAACGACCCGGACCAGATCAACAACAAGAAGCAGCAAGCCGACGCGCTCCTTCGTGCCGAGGGCGTGATCACGAAGGTCTTCGCGGAGTTCGAGGCGCTCTCCGGGCGCCACTACGACCTGGTCGAATCGTACCGGATGGAGGACGCCGAGGCGGCGCTCTTCATCCTCAACTCCGCGGCCGAGACGGCCAAGGAGGCGGTCGACGCGCTGCGGAAAAAGGGGATGAAGGTCGGCCTCGTCCGGCCCAACGTGATCCGGCCGTTCCCGCTCGAGGCGGTGCGCGCTGCCCTGAAGAACGTCAAGGGGCTGGTGGTCGCCGACCGGCAGGACAACTTCGGGGCCCACGGCGGCGCGATGGCGATCGAGGTCAAGGCGGCGCTGCAGGGGATGAAGGGGAACGGGACCCAGGTCGCCGCGCGGGTGTTCGGCACCGGCGGCAAGGAGTTCTTCGTCGAGGACGCCGAGGCGATGCTGCTCGAGGCGCTCGAGATCGCGAAGACCGGGACGGTCAAGGTCCCCTACGCCTACTTCGGGGTGAATCCGGGCGACCCGTCGTACAAGCCGCCGATGGCGTTTGCCCCGATCACCGAGGCCGACGCCTCGGGCCTGATCCGCGTCGAGACGACGCCCGAAGGGAAGATGGAGGTCAAGGGAAACATCCTGCGGAATCTCACGGAGCGGCCCAAGCGGATCGGCCCGGGCCACGGCGCCTGCCCGGGGTGCGGCATCTTCGTCAACATGGACACGTTCCTCAAGGGGATCGAGGGGCACGTGGTGATCCTCTTCCACACCGGGTGCGGCATGGTCGTCACCACCGGCTACCCGTACACGTCGCACAAGATCACCTACATCCACAACCTCTTCCAGAACGGGGCGGCGACGCTGTCCGGCGTGGTCGAGATGTTCGAGGAGCGCAAGAGGCGGGGCGAGATCCCGAAGGACGAGAAGATCACCTTCATCATGGTGACCGGGGACGGCGGGCACGACATCGGCATGGGCCCCTCGATCGGCGCCGCGATGCGCGGGCACGGGATGATCATCTGCGAATACGACAACCAGGGGTACCAGAACACGGGGTCGCAGCTCTCGTTCACCGTTCCCCTCGGGCAGTCGACCTCGACGTCAAACTACGGGCCGTTCCAGCACGGCAAGGCGACGCACCACAAGGACACGGCCCAGATCTTCGCGGCGTGCCACGTCCCGTACGTCTGCACGGTGGCCGAGAGCCACCCGCGCGACATGATCCGCAAGGCGGCCAAGTCCCAGCAATACGCGAAGGAGGGGCTTGCCTTCGTGAAGATGATCTCCATGTGCCCGCTGGCGTGGAAGACCGAGGAACGGATCTCCTCCCAGATCATCCAGGCGTCGGTGGACTGCTGCTTCTTCCCGCTCTACGAGGTCGAGCACGGCGTCACGACGATCAACTACGACCCGGAGGAGAAGGGGAAGAAGGTCCCGGTCAACGAGTGGCTGAAGCACATGGGGAAGACGAAGCACATGCTCAAGCCCGATTGCAAGCCCGAGCTCGACCGGTTCCAGGCCGAGGTCGACCGCCGATGGGTCCGGCTCAAGGAGATGCACAAGAACCCGTTGCTGTAA